Proteins encoded together in one Mus caroli chromosome 4, CAROLI_EIJ_v1.1, whole genome shotgun sequence window:
- the LOC110293074 gene encoding interferon alpha-12, whose amino-acid sequence MARLCVFLMALLLMSYWSTCSLGCDLPQTHNLSNKRALTLLVQMRRLSPLSCLKDRKNFRFPLEKVDSQQIQKAQAIPVLSELTQQILNLFTSKDSSAAWNATLLDSFCNDVHHQLNDLQGCLMQQVEIQAPPLTQEDSLLAVRKYFHRITVYLREKKHSPCAWEVVRAEVWRALSSSAKLLARLSEEKE is encoded by the coding sequence ATGGCTAGGCTCTGTGTTTTCCTGATGGCCCTGCTGCTGATGAGCTACTGGTCAACCTGCTCTCTAGGATGTGAcctgcctcaaactcataacCTCAGCAACAAGAGAGCCTTGACCCTCCTGGTACAAATGAGGAgactctcccctctctcctgcctgaAGGACAGAAAGAACTTTAGATTCCCCCTGGAGAAGGTGGATTCCCAGCAGATCCAGAAGGCTCAAGCCATCCCTGTCCTGAGTGAGCTGACGCAGCAGATCCTGAACCTCTTCACATCAAAGGATTCATCTGCTGCTTGGAATGCAACCCTCCTAGACTCATTCTGCAATGACGTCCATCATCAGCTCAATGACCTGCAAGGCTGTCTGATGCAGCAGGTAGAGATACAGGCACCCCCCCTGACCCAGGAAGATTCCCTGCTGGCTGTGAGGAAATACTTCCACAGGATCACTGTGTacctgagagagaagaaacacagcCCCTGTGCCTGGGAGGTGGTCAGAGCAGAAGTCTGGAGAGCCCTGTCTTCCTCAGCCAAGTTGCTGGCAAGACTGAGTGAGGAGAAGGAATGA